Proteins encoded within one genomic window of Panicum virgatum strain AP13 chromosome 1N, P.virgatum_v5, whole genome shotgun sequence:
- the LOC120653949 gene encoding cytokinin dehydrogenase 7-like, which translates to MARTRFVALALVTSFLSVVAGQLRPLPAAGLPGDLFNQGIASRLRTDRDTTAKASTDFGQMVRAAPEAVFHPRAPADIAELIRFSAFSPAPFPVAPRGQGHSWHGQSLAPGGVVVDMRSMGRGHRAARINVSTAAGAEPYVDAGGQQLWADVLRATLRHGLAPRVWTDYLRLTVGGTLSNAGIGGQAFRHGPQIANVHELDVITGTGEMVTCSRDKNSDLFFAALGGLGQFGVITRARIRLEQAPKRVRWVRLAYSDVAMFTKDQEFLISNQASHAGFNYVEGQVQLNRSFIEGPKSTPFFSTTNLSRLASLGSRTRVAAIYYIEGTMYYNEDTTISVDQLICFFFSYRKMEAVLDQLNFEPGFVFTKDVTYVQFLDRVREEERALRSASVWEVPHPWLNLFVPRSRILDFDTGVFKGLLRDANPAGVILMYPMNKDRWDDRMTAMTPTADEDVFYAVSLLWSALSADDVEQLEKMNELVLDLCARTGMECKQYLPHHTSQDGWQQHFGAKWGKIAELKAKYDPQTILSRGHKIFPSRAADVVGVATA; encoded by the exons ATGGCAAGAACTCGTTTCGTGGCACTCGCTCTCGTCACCAGCTTCCTCTccgtcgtcgccggccagctccggccatTGCCTGCCGCTGGCCTCCCGGGCGACCTTTTCAACCAGGGCATCGCGTCGAGGCTCCGCACCGATCGCGACACGACGGCGAAGGCGTCGACGGACTTCGGCCAGATGGTCAGGGCCGCGCCGGAGGCCGTGTTCCATCCACGCGCGCCCGCCGACATCGCCGAGCTCATCCGGTTCTCCGCCTTCTCGCCGGCGCCGTTCCCCGTGGCGCCGCGAGGGCAGGGCCACTCCTGGCACGGCCAGTCGCTCGCCCCCGGCGGCGTCGTCGTGGACATGCGCTCCATGGGGCGCGGTCACCGCGCCGCCCGCATCAACGTgtccacggcggccggcgcggagcCGTACGTCGACGCCGGCGGGCAGCAGCTGTGGGCCGACGTCCTCCGCGCCACGCTGCGCCACGGCCTCGCGCCACGCGTGTGGACGGACTACCTCCGGCTCACCGTCGGCGGCACGCTCTCCAACGCCGGCATCGGCGGGCAGGCGTTCCGGCACGGCCCGCAGATCGCCAACGTGCACGAACTCGACGTGATCACAG GAACGGGAGAGATGGTGACATGCTCCCGGGACAAGAACTCGGACCTGTTCTTCGCGGCCCTGGGTGGATTGGGGCAGTTCGGGGTCATCACCCGGGCAAGGATTCGGCTTGAGCAGGCTCCAAAGCGGGTGCGCTGGGTCCGGCTTGCCTACTCGGATGTAGCCATGTTCACCAAGGATCAGGAGTTTCTCATATCAAATCAAGCCAGCCATGCCGGGTTCAACTACGTTGAAGGACAAGTCCAGCTCAACCGGTCCTTCATTGAAGGTCCCAAGTCAACACCATTCTTCTCCACCACCAACCTCAGTAGGCTGGCAAGCCTCGGTTCGAGGACCCGCGTCGCTGCCATCTACTACATCGAAGGCACCATGTACTACAACGAGGATACCACCATATCTGTGGATCAG ttaatttgttttttcttttcttatagAAAAATGGAGGCGGTCTTGGATCAGCTGAACTTCGAGCCGGGGTTTGTGTTCACCAAGGACGTGACATACGTGCAGTTCCTTGATCGCgtgagagaggaggagagggcgcTCCGGTCAGCCAGTGTGTGGGAAGTGCCGCACCCATGGCTAAACCTCTTCGTCCCCCGGTCTCGCATACTTGACTTTGACACCGGTGTATTCAAAGGGCTCCTTAGGGACGCCAACCCTGCTGGGGTAATCCTCATGTATCCCATGAACAAGGATAGGTGGGACGATCGGATGACGGCGATGACCCCAACCGCCGATGAGGATGTTTTCTACGCGGTGAGTCTGCTTTGGTCGGCATTGTCAGCAGATGATGTGGAGCAGCTAGAGAAGATGAACGAGTTAGTGCTGGATTTATGCGCTAGGACAGGCATGGAATGCAAACAGTACTTACCACACCACACATCTCAAGATGGGTGGCAACAACATTTTGGGGCCAAGTGGGGCAAGATTGCTGAGCTGAAGGCCAAGTATGATCCTCAAACGATATTGTCACGAGGTCACAAGATTTTCCCTTCACGAGCTGCCGATGTTGTTGGCGTTGCGACCGCCTAA